The uncultured Methanobrevibacter sp. nucleotide sequence CGCTAAAATTACTGTACAGCTCGATGATGATGGAAATGTGGTAGATACAAAATTACACGTTATGGAATTCAGAGGTTTTGAAAAATTCTTACAAGGCCGTCCAATTGAAGAAGTAGCTAGAATTGTACCAAGAATCTGTGGTATTTGTGATGTTCAACACCACTTAGCAGCTGCAAAAGCTACTGATCAAATTTTCGGTTTTGAAGATGAAAAAATCTTACCTGCAGCATACAAAATGAGAGAAATTATGAACTGGGGTTCATTCATGCACTCCCACGCACTTCATTTCTACTTCTTAGCTGCACCAGATTTAATAATTCCTGACGGAACTAGAAAAACCAGAAATGTTTTCCAAATTATCAAAGATCAACCTGATATTGCACTCCAAGCAATTGAACTTAGGAGAAATGGTTTAGAAATTGTAAGAAAAATCGGTGGTCGTCCAATTCACCCAACTTCCTCTACTCCTGGAGGTATTTCAACTGAATTAGATGATGAAACTCAAAAAGATTTATTACAAAGAGCTCAAAGAAACGTAGAATTAGCACAAGCTACTCTTGACTTAGCTAAACCAATCTTTGAAGAAAAAATGGACTTAATCAAATCTTTAGGTTACTTTGGTGACACCAGACACTGTGGTCTTGTAAATGATGGTGTATGGGATGTTTACAACGGTAATGTAAGAATTAAAGATGTTGATGGTAGTATTTACACTGAATACAAAAACTTAGAATACAAAGATATTGTTGCTGAACATGTAAAACCTCACTCCTGGTTAAAATTCCCATATATTAAAGAATTAGGATATCCTGAAGGTATTTACAGAGTAGCACCATTATCTAGGATTAACGTTGCTGATAAAATGCCAGATGCAGCACCTCTTGCACAAGCTGCATTTGAAGAATTCCATGACAAATTTGGATATGCACAAGCACCATTATTATTCCACTGGGCTAGACTTATTGAATTATTAGCAGCTGCTGAATGTGCTGCTGATGCATTAGACCAAGATTTATCTGGTGAAAAATTCCCAGAAGAATTAGAAAGAACTGCTGGTGAAGGTGCAGGTATTGTAGAAGCTGCTCGTGGTACTTTAATACACAACTATGCATGTGATGACAATGGTTTAGTAACTGAAGCTAACATTGTTGTAGCTACTATTCAAAACAACCCTGCTATGGAAATGGGTATTCAACAAGTAGCTAAAGATTACATCAAACCTGGTGTAGAAGTAGACGATAAAATATTCAACTTAATGGAAATGGTTATCAGAGCATACGACCCATGTTTATCTTGTGCAACTCATACTATGGATAGCCAAATGAGATTAGCTGAAGTAGATATTGTAGACAGTGAAGGAAACATCATTAAAAAATTCTAATTGAGGGGTTTTAATAATGATAGTATTTAATGAAGATGGCTGTATAAGGTGTGGTGCTTGTGAAGGTACCTGCCCAACCTCAGCTATTGATGTAACACCTACTTCCATTATTCACTGTGATACTTGTGGTGGAGAACCAAAATGTGCTGATGTTTGTCCTGAAGGTGCATTAAAAGTAGAAACCTATTCTATTGCAGAAGATGCTGAAGATCAAGTAAGATTAGTTTTCAATTCTACTTTATGTAACTCCTGTGGTAAATGTGCTGAAGCTTGCCCACAAGACACTATTAAACTTACAGGAAACGACTTAATGGGAGTTGAAGGTTTCTGTGTAATGTGTCAAAAATGTGTAGACATTTGTCCGGTTGAAGTAATTGGTATTCCAGGTATTGTAGAACCTAAAGGCGAACCTATTGACCTTGAAGGTAAAGGACCTATTTACATTAATAATTGTGTAGGTTGTGGAACTTGTGTAGATCCATGTCCTGTTGATGCAATTACTCTTGATGAAATTGGTGGAACAATAACTATTGCTGATGATGTTTGTATTAAATGTGGTTTATGTTCCCAAACTTGTCCTTGGAATGCAGTATTCATATCTGAGAAAAAACCTGCAAAACGTGGAAAAGACATTAAAGCTTTCGATTTAGAATTAGCTAAATGTATTGGATGTAACACTTGTGTTGAAGCATGTCCAGGTAACTTTATTAAAGCTAATAATGCTAATTTATCTGTATTGCTTCCAGATGCATGTGCTGCATGTAAATTATGTGTAGAACTTTGTCCTACTGATGCATTAAATATGAATGTTGAATGGGCTGATGGAATTCCTGCAGATACTGAAGGATTAGGTTATGATGCTGAAAAATGTGACTTTATTGGTGCATGTGCTAATAAATGTCCTACTGAAGCAATTCGTGTAGTAACTAACTCTGGTATGTTATGCCCAGCATTAGAAGAAACTGATGCAGAACCATCTTTTACAAGTTGTATTAGATGTGGAGCATGTGCAGCAGTATGTTCAAATGATGCTTTATCTGTTGGAACAATAGAAAAAGTTATTAATGGCGAAACTGTATCTAGAGATAGGATAGAATTCAACCCATACAAATGTAATGAATGTGGTGACTGTATCGAAGCATGTCCATATAATATGCTCCATGCAACAGGTAATGATAAATTCCCAATCATGGGATTCTGTACTTTATGTGGTCAATGTATCGAAGCATGTCCTAAACACGCATTATATGATGCATAGGTGTAATTTACACCTTTCATCATTTTATTTTTTTTTTAAAAAATTAGATTTTATTTATTATTACTTTACCATCAATTATAGTCATTACTGATTCACCAATATATTTTTGACCATCAAATGGAGAGTACTCTGCTTTTGTTTTAAAATTTTCAATATTAAATTTACCTTCTTTTTTCAAATCAATAACTGTAAAATCAGCATCTTTTCCAATAGCTATTGATCCTTTATTTTTTAAATGATAAGTTTTTGCAGCATTTTCAGATAATATTTTTGGAATTAATTTTAAATCAAGATTTCCTTTGTTAACTTGAGTTAATAAAAGTGGAACTACTGTTTCAAGTCCAGGAATTCCTGGTGAAGAACTCCACACTCCATGATTTTTATCTTCTAATGTGTGAGGAGCATGATCAGTTCCAATAATTGATTTTTCATCAATATCATTAATATTTATTTTATCTGTTGTTGTTCTTAAAGGAGGATTTGTTTTAATCATTGTTCCATAAGTGTTATATGCATTATTATTTAATAGTAAATGGTGGGGTGTAAATTCATAGCTTATATTATTGGATTTAGCTAGTTCTAATGATTTTTTAGAACTTAAATGACATATGTGTAATTTTAAATCATTTTTGTTAGCTAATTCAATAGCTTGTTTTACTGATTTGTCTTCTGCTTTAGCAGGTCTTCCATAACTATAATCGATTGGAATGTTTTCTTCTTTTTGTTTTAATTTATTAGTTTCTTCGTTTACAATAGTTTTATTTTCACAATGTGTAGCTACAAGACCATTATATGAAGTAGTTTCTTTTAATGTTTTTAAATCTTCAAATATTTGTTCTAAAGTGTTATCATCTTCCAAATCCATAAATATTTTAAAAGATATTGGATTTAATGTGATTATTTTTTCCATTTCTTTTAGTGTATTCCATCCTGCTTGAAGTTCATAATTCACAACACTTTTTTTATCAGCAATTTTTATTTTTTCTTTCAATGCTTTGTATGTGTTTGTTTGTGGGAGAGTATTTGGCATATCTATAACTGTTGTAAATCCACCATTTGCGGCACTTAAGCTACCTGTTTTAAAATCTTCTTTTTGAGTTAATCCCGGATCTCTAAAATGAACATGAGGGTCAATAAATCCTGGAAGAAGTAATTTTTCTTTAATATCAATTTTTTTACTTCCTTCAAATGGAATTTTGGATATTTTGCCTATTTTTCCATTTTTAATTCCGATATAGAAATTTCCAGGTTTATTTAATAATTTACAATTTTCAAGTATAGTGTCCATTTTTTATTCTCCTTTTTAATCTTATATTTATTAGTTAAACCTAATAATTTTTTAGTTGGTTATTTTATTAAAAAGTTTTAAATATGTTACATTTTAATAATTATTTAATAGTCAATTTTCCTTTAATTTTCATTGACTATCATGGAATTAAATGGAGGTGAAAAATATGAACTTTAAATTAAAGATTTTAATTTTAGGATTGTTGTTTGTGTTATGTGTTAATTCAGTTTCTGCAGTTGATTCTTTGAATAATATGACATTAGATAATAATGTCGTGTTGGATGATTTTAATTATGTTGTTGATAGTACTATTTTAATTGATAGTGATATTTCAATTGAATCTAAGGATATTGCTACTGTTTCAGCTAATAATGGAAATAGTATTTTTAATATTTCTAGTGGTGGTAAGTTAACTTTATCTAACTTAAATTTAACAGGTGCTAAAGGAATCAATGGTGGTGCTATTTACAATGAAGGTACTTTAATATTAAATAATTGTATTTTTGTAAATAATAAAGCTAGTTTTGGTGGTGCTATTTACAATAATGGAACATTGATTTTAAATAATTGTACTTTTAAATCTAATGTTGCTTCAGTTAGTGGTGGAGCCATATATAATCTTCAAGATGGATCAACTATTAAAAATTCTAATTTCATTGAAAATTATGCAAAAATTAGTAATGGTATTTTGAAAGGTGGTGCAATAGCTAACTTTGCTAATAATTTTACTGTTGATAACTGCTCTTTTGTAGAAAATCATGTATTTAATACTAATTGGTATAAAAATGGAAAAATGTATGGTGGAGCTATTTATAACTATGGAGATAATTTATTAGTTAGAAATTCTAAATTTATTAAAAACTATATTTATGGGTACACAAATAATATGAATAAAAATGTGGATTTATCTGATAAATATGGTGGAGCTATTTACTCAAACGCATCTGTTTCAATTTTTACAAATAATGAATTTGATTCAAATGAAATATATGCTATGTTATCTTCTTATGTCACTGAAAAGATATATTTAAGTAATAAAGGTATAGCTAGTGCTATTTCAGCATATAATAAAGTATTCATAATTAATAATACATTTTCAAATAACTCTGCAGCAAGTGCTCCTATAGATATTAATGGTGGTGAAGGTTGTCTTATTTTAAATAATACTTTTATTAATAATAATGCACGATCTCTTGCACAATCCATGTGGCTTAGTGGAAATAATATGGTTATTAGTGGAAATACTTTTTATAGAGATGGAAATGCTACTGATAAAGGTTATTTTGAAGATCCTAGTTATTGGGAAGTTTTTGAAATATTAATTGATGGTGGAGTAAATAATACAATTGCATTTAATTATTTCGAAAATTCTAATGGTGTTCATTATCTTAATGCTATAGGTGAAGATAAAACTGCGAATTTAACTATTAGTAATAATATATTTAATAATTCCAGGAAATCTATTTCTGTAGAACATGGAAATAATGTTGATATAACTTCAAATATATTTATAAATTCCACTTATGCAATTGATACTTACACTGGAAGATATATTAATATTAAAAATAATTATTTCTATGGTGGAGGTTCTGATGGTAATTCTCATCAAGGATATGTTAATATAAATTCTCATTTCACGGTTATTTCAGGAAATGTCTTTAGAAAAGTGGGTAATAATGATAGTTTAGGTCCTATAATTGCTATTATGGTAGTTGATAATGTTACAATTACTGGCAATTCTTTTATTGAAAATACTGTTGCACAGGGTAATGGAATTATTTATTCATTATTCGGTGGATTTTATTATATTGATGGTAAAACTGATGTTGATGGTCCTTTAGGTAATGTTGAAGTTAATAATAATTATTTTGCAAATAATTCTCTTAATGGTGGGGCATTATTTGAATCTATAGCTTCGAAAATTAATATTGTGAGAAATATTATTGAAAATAATAATGGTTTAATGATTTTAGCTAATGACACATATTACCAAATTCAATATGTCAATTTCACTGATAATGAAATTAAAGATTTTACTGGAAATATTGGGGATTATATTTATCTTTATAATTCTAAAAATTTCAATGGATCTGATAATAAAAAATACATGGGAGAAAGTAGCTCATTTATAAATAAAATATTTGATTTTATTAAAGATTTATGGGATGACTTTTTCAAAGGTAAAGATTCTATTAAAGATCCAACTAAAGTTGATGACAATAAGAATATAAGTAATTCTACATCTGAAATTACGAATAATACTGATATTGATAATTCTACAACTAACATTACGAATAATACTGAAATTAATAATACAAATGTAAGTAATTCTACATCTAACAACACAGAAATTATTGATAATACTACAAATACAGATAATTCCACATCTGATGTCAATAACACAACCATTCCAGATAATAATACTTCTGAAGATAATACTAAAAAGAATGATGATTCTACATCTGAAGGCAATGGTAAAAATACTGAATTTGATAATAATGTTACAGACTCAGATAGTGATTCTGATGTTGGTGATAGTTTAAATATGTTGCCTTCATATAGTCACAGTGATGAAACTAATAATGGAAATCCTAGTGAATCTAAATCTATAAAATCAAATGTTGGTGCAGGTCAAGCTAGTCCACGTTCACCTGGTGCTTCTTCTTCACCAGAAGCTCATGAAATTGAAAAATCCAATGTTTCTAAAAATATTGATGATAATAATTATTTGATATTTTTTATTGTGGTTATTGTGGTCATTTTTGCATTGTTAGTTGTTGGATATAAGAAAAAATAATTTTTAAAATTTTTCAAGGAGGTTATTATTTCCTCTTTTTTTTTTAAATTGTTTGTTTTTTTATAATGCAATTTAAGCATGTCTGTTGTAAATAACTTATTTTTGTTTAATTTTATTTTTCTTTTTTTGAAAATATATATTTAAATAATTTAATAACTATATTGAAATATGTCAAAACTATTTTATTTTTCTACAAATATTTTTGATTACATATAAAATGGAGGATTTGTATTAATGAATTTTAAATATTTAATATTCATATGTTTAATGTTCATTGTTTCAATTGGTGCTGTAAGTGCTGCAGATGATGTAAATAATACTGTAGATAATGCAGTTGATGCAGATACAGCAATAAATCGTGTATCAATTGATTCAGTTATTATGGATAGTCCTATTTATGCAAATAATGCAAAGGAATATACAATAACAAATGATAATTATGAAAACTATTTTGATAATGAAACTGGAGATATATTAGATACTGCTCCGTTTAATAATGGGGATGTTTTAAAAATTGATAATGTATCAGATAAATGTTTTGTAATAAGTAAAAATTTAACTATTTTGCCTGCTGGGGCTAATACTACTTTTACAAATGTAGGATTTAATTTTATTCCAGGAAGTGAAGGTTCTATTGTAAATGGAGTAACTATTAATAATAATGTTGGTAAATGGAGTAATAATGATGGTATATTTTTAATACCTATTTTAATTCAGCATACTAAAAATATTACAGTTATTAATTCTAATCTTTATTCATCAGCAGGTACTGTAGCAGCTCCAAATAATGTTGTTTATATGGTAAATTCATCTTATTGTAATATTAGAAATAATACTATTTCTCAATCTTCAGGTAAAGTGCCTATGAATATTGTTACATCAAGTTATAATAATATAACTGATAATAAGATTTATTCTAAAGCAGCAAATGTTATTTTTGTTGGATTAGGTTTTTCAACTCTTAGTGTAACTGGTATTAGTGAAGGTAACTTATTTAAAAATAATATTCTTGATGGAAATGGTATAAGTAGTGCAATGTGTTATGCTATTAAATTACAAGGTAATTCAAATGTTGGTAAAACTATTGGTCAAAATACATTTATAGGAAATACTATATCTAATGCATATGATGGTATTTATATCCAAGATGATGTAAATGGTACAACTATAATAAACAACACTTTTATTAATGTAAGAACCGGTATAGAAATGGCTCATCAAAGAGCAGTTGTTGAAAAAGCATATATTTATGGTAATAATATAACTGCAACTACTGATGCTATTGTAATTACAAGAGGATCTGCAACAATTGAAGATAATGTAATTAATGTTGGAAATAGAGGAATATTTTTAAAACCATTTTCTACTGATTTATTAATTTTAAATAATACAATTATTGCTAGGGGACAATATGCTGTATGGTCTGATAGTAGGAGTAATAATGTAACAGTTATGGGTAATTATCTTGTTTCTAGTTCATTTAAAGGAGATAATTCTGTTAAAGCTAAAGATAAAAGTAAAGTATCTGGTAATGGACCTTTAGATATTAATGTTGCTATAGATGCAGATATAACTAAAAATGCTACAGCTACTATTAAACTTTCACCTATGGTTAATGGTACGATAACTATTAACTTCAATGGAAAAATAGAAACTATTGATTTTAATGGTTCAGGATCTCTTGTTTATGATTTAGGATTGTTAGAATTTGGAGAACATAATATTACTGTAACTTATAATGGTAATAATAATTTTAATGGTACTACTGTTACTAAAACTTTCTTTGTTGATAAAATCAATACTGGAATTAAACTTGTTGTAGGTAATATTAATGTTGATGAAACTGCAGTAATTAATGTAACACTTACTCCAGGAATAAATGGAACAGTAAAAGTTGTTGTAAATGGTCAAACTTATAATGTAGCTATTAAAAATGGTATCGGGACTTTAGAAGTAAAATGGTTAAAAGCAGGTAAATATGATGTATCTGCTTACTTCACAGGTCAAAATTATTATAAAGACTCATTTGCTTCAGCATCATTTAGTGTGAATAAATTAAACCCAGTCCTTAGTATTAATGCTAGTTCTATTAAATGTGGCGAAGATGTTATTATTAATGTGTCTT carries:
- a CDS encoding Ni/Fe hydrogenase subunit alpha, with the protein product MVKLTMEPVTRIEGHAKITVQLDDDGNVVDTKLHVMEFRGFEKFLQGRPIEEVARIVPRICGICDVQHHLAAAKATDQIFGFEDEKILPAAYKMREIMNWGSFMHSHALHFYFLAAPDLIIPDGTRKTRNVFQIIKDQPDIALQAIELRRNGLEIVRKIGGRPIHPTSSTPGGISTELDDETQKDLLQRAQRNVELAQATLDLAKPIFEEKMDLIKSLGYFGDTRHCGLVNDGVWDVYNGNVRIKDVDGSIYTEYKNLEYKDIVAEHVKPHSWLKFPYIKELGYPEGIYRVAPLSRINVADKMPDAAPLAQAAFEEFHDKFGYAQAPLLFHWARLIELLAAAECAADALDQDLSGEKFPEELERTAGEGAGIVEAARGTLIHNYACDDNGLVTEANIVVATIQNNPAMEMGIQQVAKDYIKPGVEVDDKIFNLMEMVIRAYDPCLSCATHTMDSQMRLAEVDIVDSEGNIIKKF
- a CDS encoding 4Fe-4S binding protein; translation: MIVFNEDGCIRCGACEGTCPTSAIDVTPTSIIHCDTCGGEPKCADVCPEGALKVETYSIAEDAEDQVRLVFNSTLCNSCGKCAEACPQDTIKLTGNDLMGVEGFCVMCQKCVDICPVEVIGIPGIVEPKGEPIDLEGKGPIYINNCVGCGTCVDPCPVDAITLDEIGGTITIADDVCIKCGLCSQTCPWNAVFISEKKPAKRGKDIKAFDLELAKCIGCNTCVEACPGNFIKANNANLSVLLPDACAACKLCVELCPTDALNMNVEWADGIPADTEGLGYDAEKCDFIGACANKCPTEAIRVVTNSGMLCPALEETDAEPSFTSCIRCGACAAVCSNDALSVGTIEKVINGETVSRDRIEFNPYKCNECGDCIEACPYNMLHATGNDKFPIMGFCTLCGQCIEACPKHALYDA
- the pyrC gene encoding dihydroorotase family protein — protein: MDTILENCKLLNKPGNFYIGIKNGKIGKISKIPFEGSKKIDIKEKLLLPGFIDPHVHFRDPGLTQKEDFKTGSLSAANGGFTTVIDMPNTLPQTNTYKALKEKIKIADKKSVVNYELQAGWNTLKEMEKIITLNPISFKIFMDLEDDNTLEQIFEDLKTLKETTSYNGLVATHCENKTIVNEETNKLKQKEENIPIDYSYGRPAKAEDKSVKQAIELANKNDLKLHICHLSSKKSLELAKSNNISYEFTPHHLLLNNNAYNTYGTMIKTNPPLRTTTDKININDIDEKSIIGTDHAPHTLEDKNHGVWSSSPGIPGLETVVPLLLTQVNKGNLDLKLIPKILSENAAKTYHLKNKGSIAIGKDADFTVIDLKKEGKFNIENFKTKAEYSPFDGQKYIGESVMTIIDGKVIINKI
- a CDS encoding right-handed parallel beta-helix repeat-containing protein, whose translation is MNFKLKILILGLLFVLCVNSVSAVDSLNNMTLDNNVVLDDFNYVVDSTILIDSDISIESKDIATVSANNGNSIFNISSGGKLTLSNLNLTGAKGINGGAIYNEGTLILNNCIFVNNKASFGGAIYNNGTLILNNCTFKSNVASVSGGAIYNLQDGSTIKNSNFIENYAKISNGILKGGAIANFANNFTVDNCSFVENHVFNTNWYKNGKMYGGAIYNYGDNLLVRNSKFIKNYIYGYTNNMNKNVDLSDKYGGAIYSNASVSIFTNNEFDSNEIYAMLSSYVTEKIYLSNKGIASAISAYNKVFIINNTFSNNSAASAPIDINGGEGCLILNNTFINNNARSLAQSMWLSGNNMVISGNTFYRDGNATDKGYFEDPSYWEVFEILIDGGVNNTIAFNYFENSNGVHYLNAIGEDKTANLTISNNIFNNSRKSISVEHGNNVDITSNIFINSTYAIDTYTGRYINIKNNYFYGGGSDGNSHQGYVNINSHFTVISGNVFRKVGNNDSLGPIIAIMVVDNVTITGNSFIENTVAQGNGIIYSLFGGFYYIDGKTDVDGPLGNVEVNNNYFANNSLNGGALFESIASKINIVRNIIENNNGLMILANDTYYQIQYVNFTDNEIKDFTGNIGDYIYLYNSKNFNGSDNKKYMGESSSFINKIFDFIKDLWDDFFKGKDSIKDPTKVDDNKNISNSTSEITNNTDIDNSTTNITNNTEINNTNVSNSTSNNTEIIDNTTNTDNSTSDVNNTTIPDNNTSEDNTKKNDDSTSEGNGKNTEFDNNVTDSDSDSDVGDSLNMLPSYSHSDETNNGNPSESKSIKSNVGAGQASPRSPGASSSPEAHEIEKSNVSKNIDDNNYLIFFIVVIVVIFALLVVGYKKK
- a CDS encoding right-handed parallel beta-helix repeat-containing protein, whose protein sequence is MNFKYLIFICLMFIVSIGAVSAADDVNNTVDNAVDADTAINRVSIDSVIMDSPIYANNAKEYTITNDNYENYFDNETGDILDTAPFNNGDVLKIDNVSDKCFVISKNLTILPAGANTTFTNVGFNFIPGSEGSIVNGVTINNNVGKWSNNDGIFLIPILIQHTKNITVINSNLYSSAGTVAAPNNVVYMVNSSYCNIRNNTISQSSGKVPMNIVTSSYNNITDNKIYSKAANVIFVGLGFSTLSVTGISEGNLFKNNILDGNGISSAMCYAIKLQGNSNVGKTIGQNTFIGNTISNAYDGIYIQDDVNGTTIINNTFINVRTGIEMAHQRAVVEKAYIYGNNITATTDAIVITRGSATIEDNVINVGNRGIFLKPFSTDLLILNNTIIARGQYAVWSDSRSNNVTVMGNYLVSSSFKGDNSVKAKDKSKVSGNGPLDINVAIDADITKNATATIKLSPMVNGTITINFNGKIETIDFNGSGSLVYDLGLLEFGEHNITVTYNGNNNFNGTTVTKTFFVDKINTGIKLVVGNINVDETAVINVTLTPGINGTVKVVVNGQTYNVAIKNGIGTLEVKWLKAGKYDVSAYFTGQNYYKDSFASASFSVNKLNPVLSINASSIKCGEDVIINVSSSVSSIEVELIIYLDGSKGIRYESFYIYGQRSIKISDLPAGSYLVQFIAPEDTKNNQAQTTVRFTVSKLASSVAVDVKDIVVGDDAVIGVSVPDIVSGVVNVTVNGRSYDVAIVDGKGTLTISNLVAGNYNVNVKYGGDDKYLPSSNSTNFTVSKVSSSVIVSVDDIVVGDDAVIGVSVPDIVSGVVNVTV